From Leptospira ryugenii, a single genomic window includes:
- a CDS encoding Ig domain-containing protein — protein sequence MKRQSSHIFRFFTVWTYLGFLLVLGFTNQCKSEEKADQTSFNLLLVSSYQNAQRPRISYGNQDNATLVFSLNQAVEVKPTISNFSPTQFSVSPSLPTGLVLAPTTGIITGQATQTILSKTNYTVTASQETSRASTILQVLSGPSGVFQCSYVGQAGGCTSDSIGFTCKNSPACYATVQACVSSAFCN from the coding sequence TTGAAAAGACAGAGTTCTCATATTTTTAGATTTTTTACAGTTTGGACTTATCTCGGTTTCTTATTGGTATTAGGCTTCACGAACCAATGCAAATCTGAAGAGAAGGCTGACCAAACAAGCTTCAATTTGCTCCTTGTCTCAAGCTACCAAAATGCACAAAGGCCTCGGATCTCATACGGAAACCAAGATAATGCTACACTTGTTTTCTCTCTTAACCAAGCCGTGGAGGTTAAGCCTACAATCTCCAATTTTTCTCCCACCCAGTTTTCTGTTTCTCCAAGCTTACCGACTGGTCTGGTTCTTGCCCCAACGACAGGAATCATAACTGGACAAGCAACACAAACTATACTTTCAAAGACAAACTATACGGTGACTGCATCCCAAGAGACTTCTCGAGCATCCACCATCCTTCAAGTTCTGAGCGGTCCATCTGGAGTATTCCAATGTTCTTATGTTGGTCAGGCGGGAGGCTGCACCTCCGATTCTATTGGTTTCACCTGCAAAAATAGCCCTGCCTGTTATGCGACTGTACAAGCTTGTGTGAGCAGTGCATTTTGCAATTGA
- a CDS encoding SulP family inorganic anion transporter has protein sequence MKQNFSGTFQYLRRDASAGFITGCMAIPLSAGICIMSDYPILIGLITVVFACIVGYITSLFRPGNYVGTPGIAAGLAPALAFGVAEFGMENMPFLILLTALMQIIVWKYNLQKHILLLVPVYLVEGLLAGIGLKIALKFFPFLYTTVSSSEHWLDLARLELLGFSTVSFILFIWLFQKYSKVSPGISYFTIMAIGIASMFYLSLPKLTIEPVPFYFRFPLPHPQFFHTDAFTGVVKMIGYAMMLGAIDVIEQVMSNAAIEKIDPLKRHCHTNNSLLAIWIANLGSSFFGGMTNLDGLAKSSTNAYAGAVTKLSNLFCAAVIMVMILFPGLLSFLPQYTLGIIMVFTGGKMIYGLRSVYDHHGKYAIVLATICGLLVYKLGIFEGLLLCLLLHTIIHIYMALQKKQTIKDIYHSFRTSYMDRLEKSESNLGA, from the coding sequence ATGAAGCAAAATTTTTCAGGTACTTTCCAATATTTGCGAAGAGATGCCTCTGCAGGTTTCATTACTGGCTGTATGGCCATTCCCCTGAGTGCAGGCATTTGCATCATGTCTGACTATCCCATCCTCATTGGACTCATCACAGTTGTTTTTGCCTGCATTGTAGGCTACATCACCTCTCTCTTCCGTCCTGGCAATTATGTGGGCACTCCTGGCATCGCCGCCGGCCTTGCTCCTGCTTTGGCATTTGGTGTTGCAGAATTTGGAATGGAGAATATGCCCTTTCTCATTTTGCTGACTGCACTCATGCAAATCATTGTTTGGAAGTACAATTTACAAAAGCACATTTTGTTGCTAGTTCCTGTGTATCTTGTAGAGGGTCTTTTGGCGGGAATAGGTCTCAAGATCGCCCTAAAGTTTTTTCCATTTTTATATACCACGGTTTCAAGTTCAGAACATTGGTTGGACCTAGCGCGCCTAGAGCTTCTTGGCTTTTCTACGGTATCTTTCATTTTGTTTATTTGGTTATTTCAAAAGTACAGTAAGGTTTCTCCAGGTATCTCATATTTTACCATCATGGCTATTGGCATAGCAAGTATGTTTTACTTAAGTTTACCAAAGCTTACTATAGAACCTGTTCCTTTCTATTTTAGATTTCCTTTACCACACCCTCAGTTCTTCCACACCGATGCCTTTACTGGTGTAGTGAAGATGATAGGCTATGCAATGATGTTAGGTGCCATTGATGTAATTGAACAAGTCATGAGCAATGCAGCCATCGAAAAAATTGATCCACTCAAAAGACATTGCCACACAAACAATAGTTTGCTTGCGATTTGGATTGCCAATCTCGGTTCCTCCTTCTTTGGCGGGATGACGAATCTAGACGGTTTGGCAAAGAGTAGTACAAATGCCTATGCAGGAGCAGTGACCAAACTTTCCAATCTCTTTTGTGCGGCGGTTATTATGGTAATGATTCTCTTTCCTGGTCTATTGTCCTTTCTTCCTCAATACACACTCGGCATCATTATGGTCTTCACTGGTGGTAAGATGATTTATGGATTGCGTTCTGTCTATGACCACCATGGTAAGTATGCCATCGTACTTGCGACGATTTGTGGTTTACTCGTGTATAAACTTGGGATCTTTGAAGGCTTACTGTTATGTTTACTACTCCATACAATCATTCATATCTATATGGCCCTCCAAAAAAAACAAACCATCAAAGATATTTATCATAGCTTTAGAACCTCTTATATGGATCGATTGGAAAAATCAGAATCCAATCTTGGAGCTTAA
- a CDS encoding MerR family transcriptional regulator, protein MLISEVSQRTGLSPHTIRFYEKQGLLSQGSRNRNNYRRFDENSIYNLIFIQIARDLGFHLKEIKDFVKLFKSKQSLEMIHNTLVEKKNEIELKIKELQNMKRSLDRLIRSCQLEKKKHKLDYRDLLDSARFLGKDSKKKRIKFTTT, encoded by the coding sequence ATGCTCATCTCAGAAGTTTCCCAACGCACTGGACTCTCCCCTCATACGATACGATTTTATGAAAAACAAGGGCTTTTGTCCCAAGGAAGTCGAAACCGGAATAACTACCGTCGTTTTGATGAAAACTCAATTTACAATCTAATATTTATCCAAATTGCGCGTGATTTGGGTTTCCATTTGAAGGAAATCAAAGATTTCGTGAAATTATTCAAAAGTAAACAAAGCCTTGAAATGATTCACAACACCCTAGTAGAGAAAAAGAACGAGATAGAGTTAAAAATAAAAGAATTGCAGAATATGAAACGTTCTTTGGACCGTTTGATTAGATCTTGTCAGCTAGAGAAAAAAAAACATAAATTGGATTACCGAGATCTCTTAGACTCGGCACGATTCCTCGGAAAAGACTCTAAGAAGAAACGAATAAAATTTACGACTACATAA
- a CDS encoding PcfJ domain-containing protein produces the protein MDVPAIYLVFGNETEITQKKRRDILIEAGYDPALRKPLERMTPDLWNLESIVVFKKIFADPKYRKHLLHLKQINANLLRFFSLLRARNQRPKLHIRFLENLMQESLSDDELLQICQLIEEIDLYKPHWKFRSIADVYKLESTMIQELENSTFQEEVVSYPEPPFEGNEWISPIRSNLDLYWEGKNQHNCVFDYDQKIRDGRFYLYHTNGKTKCTVSFLNIEGDWFLDQIAGPCNKPADPETYHQLEAWRLRNGILILGDVFRMGLPASWMLE, from the coding sequence ATGGATGTTCCAGCTATTTACTTGGTATTTGGTAATGAGACTGAGATCACTCAAAAAAAGAGAAGGGACATTTTAATCGAGGCAGGATATGACCCAGCCTTGCGAAAACCACTCGAGAGGATGACACCTGATCTTTGGAACCTAGAATCCATTGTAGTCTTCAAAAAAATCTTTGCTGATCCGAAATACCGAAAGCATCTTTTGCACTTAAAGCAGATCAACGCAAATCTATTGAGATTCTTTTCTCTGTTACGAGCAAGAAACCAAAGACCAAAATTGCACATTCGATTTTTAGAAAATCTGATGCAAGAATCCCTTTCTGATGACGAGCTCTTGCAGATTTGCCAGTTGATAGAAGAAATCGATCTCTACAAGCCTCATTGGAAGTTTCGATCGATTGCCGATGTATATAAACTGGAAAGCACTATGATCCAAGAATTAGAAAATAGTACATTCCAAGAAGAGGTTGTTTCGTATCCAGAACCACCGTTTGAAGGCAATGAATGGATTTCGCCCATACGTTCAAATCTTGACTTATACTGGGAAGGTAAAAACCAGCACAATTGTGTATTTGATTATGACCAAAAGATACGAGACGGTAGGTTCTATTTGTACCATACAAATGGAAAAACAAAGTGTACGGTTTCTTTTCTAAACATAGAAGGGGATTGGTTTTTGGATCAAATTGCTGGACCATGCAACAAGCCTGCCGATCCTGAAACTTACCATCAGCTTGAAGCATGGCGGCTTAGAAATGGTATTCTGATTTTAGGTGATGTGTTTCGAATGGGGCTTCCCGCCTCTTGGATGTTAGAGTGA